The Collimonas fungivorans Ter331 genome has a segment encoding these proteins:
- a CDS encoding DnaJ domain-containing protein: MKDYYAVLGTDSDATAGALKNAYRRKASEFHPDRNTAPDAPARFRDIQEAYDLLSDAVKRQEYDENRRRSLLENPLETAQQIWTTYMNKVLQ; this comes from the coding sequence ATGAAGGATTATTACGCCGTTCTCGGCACAGACAGCGATGCAACCGCCGGCGCCCTGAAAAACGCCTATCGCAGGAAAGCCTCGGAGTTTCATCCCGATCGCAATACCGCGCCCGACGCGCCCGCGCGGTTCCGTGATATCCAGGAGGCCTACGACTTGCTGTCGGATGCGGTGAAACGCCAGGAATACGACGAAAACCGGCGCCGCAGCTTGCTGGAAAACCCGCTTGAGACCGCCCAGCAAATCTGGACTACCTACATGAACAAGGTTCTGCAATGA
- a CDS encoding 1-aminocyclopropane-1-carboxylate deaminase/D-cysteine desulfhydrase codes for MQFPSQPSPCQLLQSTAFLGREVWVKRDDLLHPEVSGNKFRKLKYQLSALEGKQATLVTMGGPWSNHLHALAHAAALGGWPAIGLVRGAAGLDSATLDDCRQLGMHIQFVSREDYRQLREDPQAWRRHIAAADDSHVWLPEGGSAPAALRGVAELVDELSTELLPDVIMVACGTGATLAGILAGLQGRGRVVGIAVLKDADYLHQEIARLLQEAGYPAYQNYELITDAHHGGYGKAPPELRQFCREFSQEFGLPIEPVYTGKLFHALRRLQQAQVFRADERVLAVHTGGMQGARGFIG; via the coding sequence GTGCAGTTTCCCAGCCAGCCCTCTCCTTGCCAGCTCCTGCAAAGCACCGCTTTCCTCGGGCGCGAGGTCTGGGTAAAGCGCGACGACCTGCTGCATCCGGAGGTCTCGGGGAATAAATTCCGCAAGCTTAAATATCAGCTGTCGGCACTAGAGGGGAAGCAAGCGACGCTGGTAACCATGGGCGGCCCGTGGTCCAATCATCTGCATGCGCTGGCCCACGCAGCTGCCTTGGGCGGCTGGCCGGCGATTGGCCTGGTGCGCGGTGCGGCAGGGCTGGACAGCGCCACGCTGGACGATTGCCGGCAACTGGGCATGCACATCCAGTTTGTCTCGCGTGAGGACTACCGGCAGCTGCGCGAGGACCCGCAAGCCTGGCGCCGGCACATCGCCGCTGCCGACGACAGCCATGTCTGGCTGCCGGAAGGCGGTAGTGCGCCGGCGGCCTTGCGCGGCGTCGCCGAACTGGTGGACGAGTTGAGCACTGAGTTGCTGCCGGATGTGATCATGGTCGCCTGCGGCACCGGCGCCACGCTGGCCGGCATCCTCGCCGGTTTGCAGGGCCGGGGCCGGGTGGTCGGCATCGCGGTTCTCAAGGATGCCGATTATCTGCACCAGGAGATCGCCCGCTTGCTGCAGGAGGCGGGCTATCCTGCCTACCAGAATTATGAACTGATCACCGATGCCCATCACGGCGGTTATGGCAAAGCGCCGCCCGAGCTGCGCCAGTTCTGCCGCGAGTTTTCACAGGAATTCGGCCTGCCGATAGAGCCGGTTTATACGGGCAAGCTGTTTCACGCGCTCAGGCGCTTGCAGCAGGCCCAGGTTTTTCGCGCCGATGAACGGGTGCTTGCCGTACATACCGGCGGCATGCAAGGAGCACGCGGGTTTATCGGTTGA
- a CDS encoding tRNA-uridine aminocarboxypropyltransferase, producing the protein MTQPDHLQRLACPRCLRPQSACICSWITPTEPAIDVLILQHPLEVRQAKGSARLLQLSLARSELIVGETFDEQGLKALLHTPARHAILLYPDSPADKSLELAAAPPLDQAWLREPAQLRLVVLDGTWRKSRKMLYLNPLLQELPRLSLQNLLTSTPASRYLIRKAQRPGQLSTLEATCHALMQLEQDEEKYQSLLTAFDGFVAQQVACRIRAS; encoded by the coding sequence ATGACGCAGCCCGACCATCTCCAGCGCCTCGCCTGTCCCAGATGCCTGCGTCCGCAGAGCGCTTGCATCTGCAGCTGGATTACACCGACAGAGCCGGCGATCGACGTGCTGATCTTGCAGCATCCGCTGGAAGTCCGCCAGGCCAAAGGCAGCGCCCGCCTTCTACAGCTGAGCCTGGCGCGCAGCGAACTGATTGTCGGCGAAACCTTTGACGAGCAGGGTTTGAAAGCGCTGCTGCATACGCCTGCCAGGCATGCCATCCTGCTGTATCCCGACAGCCCCGCGGATAAAAGCCTGGAGCTGGCCGCAGCGCCGCCGCTGGACCAGGCGTGGTTGCGAGAACCGGCGCAGTTGCGGTTGGTGGTGCTGGACGGGACCTGGCGCAAGAGCCGGAAAATGCTATACCTCAATCCGCTGCTGCAGGAGCTGCCGCGCCTGTCGCTGCAGAATCTGCTGACTTCGACGCCGGCATCGCGCTACCTGATCCGCAAGGCCCAGCGCCCGGGCCAGCTTTCCACGCTGGAGGCAACTTGCCATGCCTTGATGCAGCTGGAGCAGGATGAGGAAAAATACCAGTCCTTGCTGACGGCTTTCGACGGTTTTGTGGCGCAGCAAGTGGCTTGCCGGATCAGGGCAAGCTAG
- a CDS encoding LysR substrate-binding domain-containing protein — MLTIMSRLPLHTLPVFRTAARLQNLRATAVEMHLTHSAVSQQIGVLEQQLGFVLFERRGRRIVLNEAGQALLCSVESALAQLDVGVLAAAATATGVAQRLRLTVMPSFLQRWLLPRMQRWRQRHPDIALELHSSQQVMDLQRDGFHAALRQGRGGWSGLSDERLFDSPLVVVASPATARRLQGGGAAALVHEPLLGDADLWDLWFSEAGLTVRTNPVASFNDAGLMLQAAEQGLGIALGREFMVADALRDGLLVQLSEQRLAPDADYSSYFLVYPPSLCDWAPLQALRSWLHDEVCALQASAAAAAEETPARKPRRKKAP, encoded by the coding sequence ATGCTTACCATCATGAGCCGACTCCCTTTACATACCCTCCCGGTCTTCCGCACCGCCGCCCGCCTGCAGAATCTGCGCGCTACCGCGGTCGAAATGCACCTGACCCACAGCGCCGTCAGCCAGCAGATCGGCGTGCTTGAGCAGCAGCTCGGTTTTGTCCTGTTTGAGCGGCGCGGCCGCCGCATCGTGCTCAACGAAGCGGGCCAGGCGCTGCTGTGCAGCGTCGAGTCGGCGCTGGCACAGCTGGATGTCGGCGTGCTGGCCGCTGCCGCCACGGCGACCGGCGTTGCGCAGCGGCTGCGGCTGACGGTGATGCCGTCTTTCCTGCAGCGCTGGCTGCTGCCGCGCATGCAGCGCTGGCGCCAGCGCCATCCCGACATCGCGCTGGAGCTGCATTCCTCGCAGCAGGTGATGGACCTGCAGCGCGACGGTTTCCACGCCGCGCTGCGCCAGGGACGCGGCGGCTGGTCCGGGCTGAGCGATGAACGTTTGTTCGACAGCCCGCTGGTGGTGGTGGCTTCGCCGGCTACCGCGCGCCGCCTGCAAGGTGGAGGCGCGGCGGCGCTGGTGCACGAGCCCTTGCTGGGCGATGCCGACCTGTGGGATCTCTGGTTCAGCGAAGCCGGACTCACGGTGAGGACCAATCCGGTGGCCAGTTTCAACGACGCCGGCCTGATGCTGCAAGCCGCTGAACAAGGTTTGGGCATAGCGCTGGGGCGCGAATTCATGGTGGCCGATGCCTTGCGCGACGGCCTGCTGGTGCAGCTGTCTGAACAGCGGCTGGCGCCGGACGCCGATTATTCGTCTTATTTCCTGGTCTATCCGCCTTCATTGTGCGACTGGGCGCCGCTGCAGGCTTTGCGCAGCTGGCTGCACGATGAGGTCTGCGCTTTGCAGGCGTCGGCCGCTGCAGCGGCGGAAGAAACGCCGGCGCGCAAGCCACGCCGCAAGAAAGCGCCGTAG
- a CDS encoding extracellular catalytic domain type 2 short-chain-length polyhydroxyalkanoate depolymerase yields MKIFFRHCVIVFSVLFSAFSLSARAAPIAELGAYGADLRQTSVSGLSSGAFMAAQFDVAFSKELVGAGIIAGGPFYCAGQTTGVIPFIAAQTLCMQPLGSAPSAENSWLAAQKFAQQGVIDDPQHLQHHRVYVFSGTKDATVLPKVVDETARFYELAKVPKENIQYIHDIAAGHAIITSNAGDVACGRSAAPYINDCNFEQSHQILRWIYGKMKAPAARLKGKLLQFNQRAFDPDKQAWLSDIAYLYVPASCAAEACKVHVVFHGCGQDALAIGDRYVRTTGYNELADTNKIIVLYPQVDKSFVNPKGCWDFWGYTSPESAKPNFYTRQAPQMAAVMQMVRQLGEKRP; encoded by the coding sequence ATGAAAATCTTTTTCCGGCATTGTGTAATCGTCTTCTCGGTTTTATTTTCCGCGTTTTCCCTATCCGCAAGAGCAGCGCCGATTGCGGAACTGGGCGCCTACGGCGCCGATCTCCGCCAGACTTCTGTCTCCGGCCTGTCTTCCGGCGCATTCATGGCGGCGCAGTTTGATGTCGCCTTTTCCAAGGAGTTGGTAGGCGCCGGCATCATTGCCGGCGGGCCGTTCTACTGTGCGGGCCAGACCACCGGCGTGATACCGTTCATCGCTGCCCAGACGCTGTGCATGCAGCCGCTCGGCAGTGCGCCCAGTGCGGAAAATTCGTGGCTGGCCGCGCAGAAATTCGCGCAGCAAGGGGTGATCGACGATCCGCAGCATCTGCAGCACCATCGCGTTTATGTTTTCAGCGGCACCAAGGACGCCACCGTGCTGCCGAAAGTCGTGGATGAAACCGCCAGGTTTTACGAGCTGGCCAAGGTCCCGAAGGAAAATATCCAATACATTCACGACATCGCGGCCGGTCATGCCATCATCACCAGCAACGCTGGCGACGTTGCCTGCGGCAGGAGCGCCGCACCCTATATCAACGATTGCAATTTTGAGCAGTCGCACCAGATCCTGCGTTGGATCTACGGCAAGATGAAAGCCCCTGCCGCGCGGCTGAAAGGCAAGTTGTTGCAGTTCAACCAGCGTGCATTCGATCCCGACAAACAAGCCTGGCTGAGCGACATCGCCTATCTGTATGTACCAGCCAGCTGTGCCGCCGAGGCTTGCAAAGTGCATGTGGTTTTCCACGGCTGTGGCCAGGATGCGCTGGCTATCGGTGATCGTTATGTCCGCACCACAGGCTATAACGAACTGGCCGACACCAATAAAATCATCGTGCTTTATCCGCAAGTGGATAAATCCTTTGTCAATCCCAAAGGATGCTGGGATTTCTGGGGCTACACCAGCCCCGAATCCGCCAAGCCGAATTTTTATACACGCCAGGCGCCGCAGATGGCTGCAGTGATGCAGATGGTGCGGCAGCTGGGTGAAAAACGCCCTTAA